ACAGAAGGCAAACACATACTTAAGTAAAGCAGATAGGACAgtgagaataaaagaaaatcaatatgAGTCAGTAGGGAGCCTTCAAATATgacttttactgtctatgtgcTACATATCTGATTTCTAGATGGTATACCTATGCAAAATCCCAAATATTGTAAAGGacaaatcaattaattaatgaGAAAATGTGGAGGAGAATATCTGtatctgcttttgtttttatcacaGATTGAGATAATGCTCTTTATACAATGCTTCTTGTCTGTAACACACAGTGCATGCTATTGTAAATACAGAGTGCTGAAATGTATAGAGAAAAGTGCTTGACGCAGTGGTGCCatgcagacaaaaaaaaggagcaaaGAGGAGAAACGAGTAGTTAGAGAGTAGTTAGAATTAGACATGAACCTCTTCTACTGTTCCTATCCCTATGGCACTGCCTCGACGTCCATATTTACTGGGACTTTTGCCTGGGACAAGCAATGACTAAGACACACAGGAAGaggagacacagaaagagagaaagagagagagacagacagacagaaagagagtgagagagagtgagagagatgacaaaaggggggggggagagaaaacatgaaatatacACAAATATGAGATTCCATGCAAtcataaacaaaatataaagcACGTGTTAACTGGAGAATACGAAAAGGGACATTTTGGCTCCATGGGTGCAACACAGACAGCTGAATGGGATAGAGAAGTGATGAGTCAGTTATGTGAGCCATATGCCTGCAAgaaagaggatgaagaggagacaAAAACAGCAGAGGAGGGCCTACAGCATGTTATACATTAGGTTTCACATCAAGGCAGGGTTACTGGCAAAAAGCAAGCTTGAGTTACATTCATTAATATAGCATGTTGGTTAATAATAATGGTTAGTTATTTTTGAAGGCGATCTTAAATGTGAAGTAGAACTACAGTATTAATGTGGGTGTTTCATAATGATTTTTACTTCCATATAAATCAGAACATTTCCGTTAAAAAATACCTTCCAACAGCCCCCCAAAATATacagtgtacagtatatcagaCAAGCAATCATATGCACAGCTGTTAAGTAAAGACCTTGTAACTACAATTAagtgtgtgttttacttttgACTGAAGGATGAAAAGCTTCTCTCTGAGTTGAAAAAGGATTTTGTAACACTCAACTTTTGACAGTGTTTACAGAACCAattatataaacaaaaaaaacaatgcaaaaaagaTGCCATCTGGAGATACTAGGTTTTGATGACAGAAATAGTAATTTTCTCCtaatcacaatttaaaaaaaaattccaaacgcgcgcgcgcacacacacacacacacacacacacacacactagtgcgtggcactatctttgtggggacccgtcattgacataatgcattctctAGCCCCTTacactaaccttaaccatcacaactaaatgcctaaccttaaccctttccctcaccataacctaattctatccctaatcctacaaccaagtcttaactcTGAAACAggcctttaaagttgtggggtccagcattttggccccgcaaagctgtccggaccccacaagtatactgtattcctggtttttggaccccacgaatatagttaaacaaaaacacacacaccaacacacacacacacacgcaggactCAACCCACATTCATTAGAATTCAAGTGAGAACTTAAGGACAATGCAGATGCATGGGGATTTAAATAATGAGAACACAGATAAAAACAGTAAGTATTAGAAGCAGTTTTAACCCTGGGGAGAAGTTCACCTTGTGTCCTAGAAGCATTCAAGTATATGATTGTCCAGTCACTTCATCTTGTGGTGGCAGGCAATGTGCAACCATTGCAATGTGAGAGCAGAGATTAAGACCCAGGCATAAATGCTCCACGTGAGCATTTCTCTGTGAGAAGTGAGTGCAGCAGACCAGTGAGGGAGAAGGGGGCATGAACTTGAGTAGAACTGCTTAGGGGGGGGCAAAGGGAGCGAGACTGGCCTCACTCAAGACCAGGTGGAGTGGGGCTGTACTTACTATCCCTGGGAATTTGGGGCTCTCTGCGGGCTCGTGGTTAAAGCTGCTGTTGAAGCTAGTGGAGAATGTGTGCTGCTTCTTGAAAGTAAGACCCGTGGCATCCATAGACTGGCTCCTGCTGCGGACCACCCGCTACAGAgaaagacgaggaggaggagatacaTTCAGATGACGCTGACCCCTGTGACCACTCAGCATCGCTGTACGGCGTTACAGGCCGAGAGGAGCCTCGGGGCTGTCCCTGACCACTGACCATTACAGGCAGAGAGCGCTGGCCTGATGCTAATCCTGACAGACAAGGAAGCGACAGAGAACATTGCTAAGCTTTAATGCCCAGAGGGGGGATTCCGATGAGTCATTATGTTAGATAGGTGGTAAGAGAAGAGAGCGGAAGTAGAAGGACCAAGTGGCTGACAGATGTCTGATCACACTGAGTTTAAACACAGCCAGGAGAGGTTAAAGCCCAGTGCACCTCTTTGCAGGCATGGAAAAGACAGAGTGAAGAGGCAAAGGCATCTGATGGTGAAAGAAATCTATCCATTCACTTTGATATTATGACATAAAAAGATGACAGAACCAAGTAAATAATGGACTAGTGACTCAACACTGGCACATGCGGAGAGCACATCAGCACAAAACAGCATGGAGGCAGGAGGAAGAAAAGCTGGGAAGCCAAGAGTGGTGTGTTCCAGCAGGACAGAGCAGCAGAGCTTCTCttcatttaaattaataaagattgatagagagggagaatgaTAAACCCTCGACCCACAGCTGGCATAAAGATAAAAACAATCCTAAGAGACTGCCAGAGAGAAGacaccctttttttttacatccacaGAAGAAACATCTGGTACAAAAACTGATTACTGTAACTACTGTAGATGCCAATTTTACTGTACTGATACCTGTGCGGTAATAATGATCTTATAGTGACACTTAAAGgtatagttcgacattttgggaaatgcacttgtttgctttcttgccaagagttgaTCAAAATCAGGAGGGGAGAGCTAGCCTAGATGCACCTAGCACCTCTAATGCTCGCTAATTAACACATACTTTCTAATTTgatttaatccatacaaaagcCAAAGTGTAAAAAGGATAATTTGTGGTTTGATGGGGAGTAATATGGTTTCTTCTGTCCAAAGATGTAGTCCAGCTGAGCTAGGCCAACTGTTTACCCCCGTTTCTAGTTTatacgctaagctaagctaaccgcaTTATATTTAGCAGACACACAGGTGGTATCAATCTTATCATCTAGCCAATAATCAtaattcccaaaatgtctacTTCTAAACTACTTCTTTAATGGAGATAAATCTAAGCTTGACCTCAAATTGCCGTCAAAGTTATCAACAGTGTTTCTATCTTAGGGCTGGCATAACTAAAATGTAGATTTGAAAAAATTACAAAGGACGTTGTTTATGCAAACATGTTGTTTTCTTGAAGCAGAGAGTTGCAGAAAGTGAAGCTGTCAGTTTGACCCCCCAgtctctgctgctgcctctCCAGTTACCTTGAAGGACTCAAAGAAGCCCCCTCCTCCTGCACTGCCATTTTCCAGTTTGTCGTCGTCTCCTCCGACACCCATCATGGCCTGACTGTTCACATGGAGCTCCTCATAAAGGGTCTCTAACAAGGCCGACCTCGTTCgttccttacacacacacacacacacacacacacacacacacacacacacacacacacacacacacacacacacacagagagagagagaggaaaatgaaacgaatattttcaaaattccagaaatgttttaattgtttttaaacaaCTTACCTCTAATTTGGAAAATTTCTCTGCTTTGCAGCAGGCATACTCTGCATTGATGAGCTTCGTAAAAAGGAATTCATGAAATTCAGGGCTCTGGAAAAGGAGATGAGGTAAGAGACAAGACATCATTTTGGAAAACACAATGATGACCAAGAGAGGGAAAGTGCACTGGCTTGGGGATGCAAAAGTTCAGGTATAAAAGATGTTCTTTCTCttacttttttaaagacagCAGGGTTTGGGAGGGCCGGACCAAAGAAAGGTACATCATCCCGTGCTGTCACTGACACCTACGAATTAACAGTAAGATCAAGTTTAATCAAGTATCTATCACAAAGAAGCAAAGTCAGCCCACAgtgagggaaaaaaagtcaCCTTGTAGAGAACATTGTCAGTGCAGGGGTTGACAACTTGGACCACAACGTAGGCATGGAGAAAGTTGGAGGCGATCATGTCCGGTACAAAGGGAGTGTTTTCCTCTTGGAATAAGATGGCCACAATGTCGTTCCCTATGTGCCTCTTTCTCTGCAACTGCAACACACCAGACACATAGCAACTTGTGACAAATTAACTTAGAGTTAAGTTTATGCAAATATGCAAGAAAGAATGCTGATGCCAAGCACTGGATGATATGTATGAATGCTATTTGTTAGCTGCTGGTTTCAGAAAGCCACAATTATGAGGACACATTTAATGCTCCCTTGAATTGAAAGTAAGAAACCCTTTTGTTGACATTCCTACTAATTGTTGATAAAGCCAAGTCTAATTCaaagaatacttttttttaatttatttttttaagattattttttgggcattttgagGCCTTTACTTCCACAGgagagatgaagacatgaacggggagagagagggggaatgacatgcagcaaagggacgcaggtcagagttgaatcCACGgctgctgcatcgaggagtaaacctcgaCATTCAGTATATGCGCCtgttctaccaactgagctaacccggccacaaaaataatacttttttaaCACCAATGACAACACAATGCTTGCAAATCCAGCATATGGCCAAATGAACACAGCTAATAAATTGTGTGAAACTACTGAGGGATTGGAAAAGATAGgaagtatacagtatttgtgtttGATAAAGAAGATTAAATGAcgattgcttttctttttttattgtataattTATCCCTGATTTGTGCAGACTATAGACATTATTTAATTACAAAGAAGTGCTTACTCTTCATTTTTCCTCCTCCCTGTCTCACAATCGAATGCACGTGAGTTTGTGAAACACCGCCAGGGAGTGCTGTTTCTCAAAGGAGCCAATGCCGAACAACACCCATTACAGCTGGGGAAACTGAACATATAGAGTAGACCTTGCCTCATCTGTGTTTGTACAAACCACAACAGCAAATGGTGTGAGAGCATGTGCTAATTAATCAGTGTTTGTGTGAACATGTGAGGCGGAGAAGCAGTGTGATTTAAATAACTGTGAGGGAGGTGTGCTGCTCACATATGCAGACACTAAAGCATACATTTAAAGTGATCCATGTTTACTACTAGTAGGGATTGTTGCCAATATAACGTATGCTGCAGGTGTTTGGCACAACAGGGAGGGACATGCAGAATATGGCACTACAATAACCAGATGGAACCTGTCTGACTGCTTGCAGTGAATCATGAAAGGTGCGTTAGTCTGGCATTGTATTACAGTACCTGCTGGGTGTCCCCATCTGTGTAAGGCAGCTTTGTGGACACGTGGAACATGACCTCTTTGTTACGGTAGTTGCAGTAGACAGATTCCGCGCCAGTCTGCCCGTGAGTCACGTCTAACCCTCCGCGGAAACTGCAGAAAACAGAACCATGTCTAACAAGATATTCTCCACCATCCCACTGCAGTACCATGACCATCATTCCTGTAGCTAGCCTGAGGGAATTTGAATTGTGGTTGGCATCATGTTATGAAATGTATGGTAGAGTATACATAGTGCCTTTAAACCAGAGATAGATCCttaccctttaaagttgtgCAGCTCAATTTTCTCTCCTAGAAACTCCAGGAATTCTACAAAGGCAGGACTCTCTTCACTGTTTCCAAACAGCTCTTCCTCTGAAGTCTGTAtccagtaaaaacaaaacaaaacaaaacaaaaactcatcAATATCataaacatcatcatcataaacATCAAGGCTTGGAGGACAAAATGATTTCAGCAGCAGCGCTGGGGATGATTTGTAAGGTAGACTGTGTACTGTATGCTACAATGTTAGTGTCCAGTAATAACAGCACTTATGTCTGCATTAGAAatacaaaagcagcaaaaacaatgtctgagaagcaaaaagaaaatggatCATAAGGGGTAACATTTGCATACTACAGTGCCAGCAATGGCACGATGAGTATTttatgtaaagtgtgtgtgtttattttttattgctaCAGATCATTCGGGTCAATAACTGAATGCAGGAAGTGGAGTGCTTCTGGTGTGTGTTTGGCACTCTGGTTTAAACACCCTTCATTTGCATTTCAGATGTATAGCAGAAGGTTTTGATCAGCTGAGACTGACAGTTAATCATCTATTGACAGCAAGTGAAGCAGTGATGTGAACACAAAAGCCTGTCTGAGAAGAAGCTTCTGTCGCTTATTGagtatttctgttttgtttcctgGATGCAATACGCCTACTTAACCATCGTGCCTTTCTCCACTTAGCACCCCCCTTGAATAGAAAATGTCCGAAAGGATGAGCAGAGGATCCCTCATTGCCTTTGTGAGATGGCCCTTGGCttatttacaattttttttacaatgtattTAGACTACTGCAGGCTTTAAGGAATCAGCCGTGCAGATCTCTACACACTGAGGTCTCCATTTAATGGAGCAAGTGCCCTCAGCAAAGCATTCAATGTATCCTCTGTCCCCACATAGTAAACAAGAGGGCTGTGATTGCCTCAAAAATGAGAGGGAGTGTTGATGACAGCCACGGTTACTGGGCTGGACTGGACTGAAAGACACAATTAAGACAATCAGCTTccttaaacaaatcacaaattgcAATGTTTGATACATTATGATTCTTCACAGACTGGATACAATTAATGTAAAGGATGCAGTTATTGCACATTAACAGAGCCGTCTCTGATCAAACAATTGCATCTTTCCTTTTAGTTTAAATCCAAAATGTATAGCTCACCTGTCCAAACTTTTGATAAATGACCCCAAACTTGAAATTGTTGCTTATCACATGTTCATCAAAAGTGACAATAAGTCTTGaagcctgtaaaaaaaaaaaaaaagaaacattaacaGATAggtttccagttttttttaagtctgtctTTTAAAACAATAGTCAGTTGCCCATATGAACACTAAAACCGATGTTGCTTGCTGTAACCATTCCTTCTGTTTATACAGGCCATTAAGAGATCTCTTGCTAACAATGTAAGTgatgggggacaaaatccacaaaACATCTATCTGAAGCTAACATGAAGCTTTAGCAGTCTGagttagacaaatcaagttaTCGTGTTTTTATTATTCAATTCCCTCTTTTTGTTTCCCCAGACAGTGTTCCCTGTGGGCGCCTGATTAATGTTTTAAGACAGACTTAAATAATTGCAGCCATATCATTTAAATTATCCAATGTGTGGTACTGGAAAGGACACATTCAGCAGCTACAACTATACAAACCAAACCAGATCTTACTTTTGGATAAAGGACAGGAAAAAAGCGGTCCACATTGACCTCTTCACAGACGAGCTTAGatttaaagaaagagagaggggatgtTACAAAGTGGTTTGATACTATCACAGCAGATCAATCTCTGCATAATATAACATCTCTTTTTACCTTGGCCATTTGGACCACATTGGGAAACTCTGTCAGACAGGAAATAGGGATCACATCATGGTAGGTTTTCAGCTTGGTCCTGGTGAAGTCATGAATCAATCAGTGTGGTTTCAAAGCCATATAATGTGAGATCAGATGGGAAAAAACCCTCGCCTCTCTTTGCCTtctcaccctccctccctccctccatccccgCCCACTGGCTGGCCTAAATAGTCCATCTGTTACTCTGCTGTGGAAATGACAGTGCTGTTGACATTCTCTCGCTTTATGACTCTTATGATAACACCCGTTCTGTATTGACTTATCCAGTCAATACTGGGTATTTAGGAACAAAGAAAGTGAATTATTCTGCATATATATCtgcatatatttaaaatatatatatatatatatatatatatatatatatatatatatatatatatgagtttACACATTCAATGTTGATGTGCAGACACAACAGATTTAAAGATGTTCCTCTGTAAATGAAGCCAGATTGTACTGCGCCATGTATTCGTAATGAGCATTACCTGAGCATCAGACGGAGATGTTCCTGGTCACCAATAACATCGTACTTTAGAGAGAACACCAGATGTCCAAGGGCGCTGTCCACTGAATAGTAATTAAAGTGTTCCTGAGGGAACAGTACAAGGATACGACCATTAGTTTATGTCTATAAACAAACACAGTttgtgtcagacacacacacacacacacacacacacacacacacacacacacacacacacacatgtgcatgcTCTCCAGTCATTACCCCCCATATCCTTCTTCTGTCTACTACAGGCAGATCAAATTTGTTCGTATTATCAGTGTGTAAGAACAGGTGGCAAAGCCAAATGCATCTTTATGAGATGCCAAACAGCGAGTCTGGTCGCTGTTAGTGGTTTATTCTGCTGGGATACGCTTATtgctcattcattttattactaTAATGAGCAAGAAGTGAAATATTTTATGAGAGTAATGAGGCTCATTTGAGGAGGAAGGAAGCGTCATGAGAATGACTTCAGTAACATCACTTTGAAGGCAGTTTTAGAACACACCGTTTACAAATGTGTGGAACTGCCTTTATTGTTCAATGAATGTGACTGTTTCATGTTCCTATCATTACATTTCATTGCATGATTGCGAACATAGAAATTGAATATGGGAAAAACGATGAACAAACTCATTTtaaaaaatcaaattaaaagcaGGGACAAGATGAAGATGTACAAGCTAAGCTAAGATGGGAAGGAGATCTAGTAATATGCGTAACTAATCAGCAATGGTGGAGAACAACACATACAACTACTGCATCCAGTTTCTGGAGAGAAAACATGTGGGAAATACAGATGTGCTGTTCTATCACTACAATCTAACAAGCTAAATATAATTTAGTAGTGACATCAACATGTTGGAGAAGATGAAACCATGGTCTACGTAGTCATATTCTTTTAGTTTTGCTTGGTTTTGTATTACTTGGTAGAATACTAACACAAATTCAGTGTAAGGATGACACATACTTACATAAACTTTTGtgcataattattttttaatataatttgtaTTTCTGCTTTAAAGCATGCATCCACAGTTGGTAAGAAATAATAGGTAAAATAGAGCAAAATACATTTGCGTTAAGAGCAAATTTACAACTACATGAAAGAAGATGGAGGAAATGTTTCAGTCTGAAAAATAAacgtacactaccggtcaaaagtttggggtcacttagaaatttccattccactccattacagacagaataccagctgagatcagttgcattgttttttttaaccagggcagcagttttcagattacattatgtgcttacataattgcaaaagggttctccaatgttttctcagttagccttttaaaatgatatcagattagtaaacaaaATGTGCCTTttgaacattggatgaatggttgctgataatgggaaatgtagatattgcattaaagatcagccacttctttctacaacagccgagaacccttttgaaattatgtaaacacataatgtaatctgaaaactgctgccctggttaaaaaaacaatgcaactgatctcagatggtattctgtctgtaatgtaatggaatggaaatttctaagtgaccccaaacttttgaccggtggtgtatgtgtatgaacttgtttaataaattattatatgTTAAGAAATGAATGTGTATTGGCCTTTTGGCATCAACCCCCaaccccttttttcttttcttaatattgttttttattctttttatatatTCAGTGTCTTGTCCATGTTGTCTAGTCTTTGTTTTAATAATTGTGTTTTCATAAAAGGTTGTCTTTGAACTTGCTTAAATTGTCAGTGTATTGTTTGCTTTTTCAAGAAGACAATTAAAAGGTAAATGTATACAttgtgtaaaaacaaatgttcgCTGTGTTGTGACAAAATGGCTAACCTTTCCCAAGAAGTGTTTCCGGAAGATCGTAGCTGTCGTGTTACATTCCAGCTTGGTGCGGGTGTTCAGAGACTGAGGCTGTGGCTGTTCTGTTTCCACTGTGTCACTCATCTCATGGTTAGTCCCCTCGATCCAGTAACCCCCAAACTGTGGGAGGAGGATGAGAGGAAAGGGGCTTTTTCTGCCCAACACCTGCCccaaaatgcaataaaacagaACGGTGTAAATGGGAAAGTCATTCCGGgacacaaatgaaatgtaactgATGTCTCAGAGATACACAAATACTAAATGGTGAAAAGTGCTACTGCAGCACATCATCATCCTACCTCATGGACACTTGGGTATGGAATGTAGTCCTCCTctgtctgaaaaaaacaaggacaacaagcTTTGTTTTCTCAtcaaagaataaaaacaaccaCAGTGTCCAACTCTGTAATCCCAAAGGACACTGATTCAGAGTAATTGCAAAACTGTTATGCCATAAAAAAACAGTTTGGCAACTACATAGGAATCAATGCATTGCTTGATCAAAGTATTGCCATTATTTGGCACATTGATGGTTTAAAATACTGCATTAAATTATCATCATAGCCTGTTAAAATCTTTGTTGCTAATATTTCACCATTTCCGTCTGCAGAGTGTAGCATCAGAGGTGTATGATTTTGAATCCTAACTAACTCTGTTGATATAAAAATGATGACAAGGCTTGAGAGCATTGCGCTGCATCATGAATAACACTGTGCTCCGGTGTGCATAAGTAATCAGCATGTCTGGCAGGGCGAGATATGGCTGAGCAGTCGCAAGACAATGACCGTGCCACGTGAATAAAACTGTGTCTCTACATGGAGAGTCGTACCTTGAGTGGGGGAGGAAAGGTGCACCTCTGCTCATCCATCCTTTTGCcctagagagaggagaggacgaGATAAGaaacgcagagagagagagagagaaaaggctcACACTCAGTCATCGACAGCGGCTGGACTTGCTTTCAAAGAAGTCAACACAAATGCCTACATTCAAACACACGattcaacataaaaaacaatttaCATAACAATCATGTCCTAAAAGaccacaataaaacaaaataagagaGAATGATCAACTTCATCATATAATGATACAGTTTTCCCAAGACAtatgcagcaggctgaggcaACCAAGCAAAGTCAGAGTGGGACAGATGGAAAGATACAGAAAGAGatgcattacacacacagagagcagataCCGAAAGACAATTAAAGGATGCTAAAGAGCAGGCACTTGGGAGTGACTGAAACATCTGTTAGCACACAGAGGAAGTGTGGTAATAATACGCCAGGGATTAAAAAAGATGCTGAGCTAAGTGACGCTCCTACACTGAAACACCCACTGGATCTGAGTGGTGTAAAAGAGAGGACCAACGCAGAGAAAGAGATGCAGTGATACTAAATCTGAGCTAGGTGATGGCGCCTGGGCCTGGCGTCATAGAATACAATACATCACATTGATATATAAGTCTGACTGTGGAAAAAACACAGTCCTGAATCACACACCCGATTGAAgagggattttctttttctaataCTAAGTTAAAGCCAACAGACGGGAAAGATGTTGTGGTCACTGAAAGCTATATTATGACTGTCCTAAtgcaataaaaacattattagAGTTATAGAGTTTCGATAAGCTCTATCATAAAACCTGTTAAGATTAACAATCATCCTTTCAAAGCGGTAAGAAACCAGCAGACAGTTTTGGAGGTGAGATAATAAGCCAACAGCGCTGTTAGCCAGTGTTACAACCAGAATGTTAACAGCTGAGAAACACATATAATGCTCTGACAAGTCTCCTCTGAAACAACCAGACTCAATATGCTTCATGTACAGAAGTATTGTAGCCGAGGAGAGGGCCAAATTACTGCAGCATTAGAGACACACTCACTGGTTAGTTGCTTAGTGAGTACAGCTTAGAAAGCCGAGACAAAAATACGAAGATTAACGCGTCATCTTACCTGTATCTTTTCAATCATTGCAAATATATCTGGAGTCTGGAGAGAAGAGagtgaaatgaaatgttctGAGTTCATTTTTTTTGGGTGCTGAggttaattttatatatatatatatatatatatacagcagTGAGTCTGATTATTAGAGTTCAACCCTGTTTAGCACACTCCATCCAGCGacagaaaacaacatttaacCCTTTGTTGACCTCACTTCCTTATTGTTTGGGGTCACACAGACCCCATTGCTGTATGTGTGAATTTAAATATGTTTCTTTTTGCTTCTAAACTTATTAAAACCTAATATGTAGACAATTATTGAAGTGGTAACCCTTCCCTTTGCCACAAACGGGGCTTGAATCTTTCATTAAGATGACATGAAAGGACCATGAAACATTGTTATTACACCAAATAAGGAAATAGTGTACGTTAGGTTAAGCATGAACAAATATTTCATGTGCAAAGAAATGCATGTTATTCTACATAGTGTCAGAGGTGATTTATACCTCTAGAGAGGTCTATCTCCCTGTTAGACTTCATGAAAACGTTATTAAACTCCAAACACAGGAATCCAGGGATTTTGGAGGGATAGTGCTGCATTAAAGGTACTGTCAACACTAATCATAGATATAGAGAAGATGACAATCCTCTGCATTCAACCAGTTGGGAAACTCAGAAACCCCAAACAGAAGTAATGTGACATTTTGCTGTAGTGGAAATAtgtcatatcttttttttttttgcattaaaaaaagcctttttaacATCGAGGCCAAGGGACttcagatgaaaaatagccttttggctaattctgtcATTTTTAACCCATGTACTGTATAACCATGCATTTTATTAATGTGATCTGTCCTCTTCTTtaaaaaactgaattgaattcaCGTTTATCACCTATTTACATAAAATTCGGAAGACTcatgtacggtggccgacaggggcaaacgccctgcaacttaagaaaacaaacacaaatagacaaaacacaagcaaattaagaaaacaacttcattcatttgacaacacatgtgcagcattcagcaaacgtgctgcaaatacacacaacacaaccaggaggttttgtatacttttatttttattaaatcatctTCTAACGTTTCTCAGTTTCCGCTCctgcattttgggtccacaTTTTCTCCAGCTTTCCCtaacaacaacacaaccaaatacataaacgcactgcaaaaatacacaacacaaccaaatacataaacgcgctgcaaataaaaaacgatgcaaaaagaaaagaacgcAAActccgaaaaaagaagcgatgcaaaaagaaaaacaactttattagtttgacaacacgtgcagcagggggagcagctaagtggaacagctggattttcaaccccacggagagagagagagagagagagagagagagagagagagagagagagagagagagcaactgcatagactgtaaatattaagtctatgtttgagatatgttttctcttgtttggtgggtgtgtctcggctcaggtcacaggtaataaaacatttaaaactgcatcagcgtttaacgttgatgtttgtttaagccatattacatgagagggtttaatttcgaggtccgaaagacgcattactgaagtataggc
This genomic interval from Sander vitreus isolate 19-12246 chromosome 7, sanVit1, whole genome shotgun sequence contains the following:
- the LOC144521173 gene encoding rap1 GTPase-activating protein 1-like isoform X1, yielding MPQRKRSFTFGAYGGVDKTFSKARSTWKQDGSDPRISATLEPQLFQPALPYTTSPFHKTPDIFAMIEKIQGKRMDEQRCTFPPPLKTEEDYIPYPSVHEVLGRKSPFPLILLPQFGGYWIEGTNHEMSDTVETEQPQPQSLNTRTKLECNTTATIFRKHFLGKEHFNYYSVDSALGHLVFSLKYDVIGDQEHLRLMLRTKLKTYHDVIPISCLTEFPNVVQMAKLVCEEVNVDRFFPVLYPKASRLIVTFDEHVISNNFKFGVIYQKFGQTSEEELFGNSEESPAFVEFLEFLGEKIELHNFKGFRGGLDVTHGQTGAESVYCNYRNKEVMFHVSTKLPYTDGDTQQLQRKRHIGNDIVAILFQEENTPFVPDMIASNFLHAYVVVQVVNPCTDNVLYKVSVTARDDVPFFGPALPNPAVFKKSPEFHEFLFTKLINAEYACCKAEKFSKLEERTRSALLETLYEELHVNSQAMMGVGGDDDKLENGSAGGGGFFESFKRVVRSRSQSMDATGLTFKKQHTFSTSFNSSFNHEPAESPKFPGISLLVPGKSPSKYGRRGSAIGIGTVEESLIVPGKSPTRKKSGPFSSRRSSAIGIENIQEVHEKSRESSPNTQKTPDSGHVSQDPKSDNSSNQSSPEVLTTTKNSSYLGGRAPSIPEGHDLSRSSSNASSFASVVEENETEATEDYDTGMESLSSAGTPHKRDSFTYNTWLEDNISSTCTSSHGSSPGETGGRLGEAGPGKPERGKGTDVRIKLERPHDHQSSSNC
- the LOC144521173 gene encoding rap1 GTPase-activating protein 1-like isoform X3, whose protein sequence is MPQRKRSFTFGAYGGVDKTFSKARSTWKQDGSDPRISATLEPQLFQPALPYTTSPFHKTPDIFAMIEKIQGKRMDEQRCTFPPPLKTEEDYIPYPSVHEVLGRKSPFPLILLPQFGGYWIEGTNHEMSDTVETEQPQPQSLNTRTKLECNTTATIFRKHFLGKEHFNYYSVDSALGHLVFSLKYDVIGDQEHLRLMLRTKLKTYHDVIPISCLTEFPNVVQMAKLVCEEVNVDRFFPVLYPKASRLIVTFDEHVISNNFKFGVIYQKFGQTSEEELFGNSEESPAFVEFLEFLGEKIELHNFKGFRGGLDVTHGQTGAESVYCNYRNKEVMFHVSTKLPYTDGDTQQLQRKRHIGNDIVAILFQEENTPFVPDMIASNFLHAYVVVQVVNPCTDNVLYKVSVTARDDVPFFGPALPNPAVFKKSPEFHEFLFTKLINAEYACCKAEKFSKLEERTRSALLETLYEELHVNSQAMMGVGGDDDKLENGSAGGGGFFESFKRVVRSRSQSMDATGLTFKKQHTFSTSFNSSFNHEPAESPKFPGISLLVPGKSPSKYGRRGSAIGIGTVEESLIVPGKSPTRKKSGPFSSRRSSAIGIENIQEVHEKSRESSPNTQKTPDSGHVSQDPKSDNSSNQSSPEVLTTTKNSSYLGGRAPSIPEGHDLSRSSSNASSFASVVEENETEATEDYDTGMESLSSAGTPHKRDSFTYNTWLEDNISSTCTSSHGSSPGPGKPERGKGTDVRIKLERPHDHQSSSNC